Below is a genomic region from Doryrhamphus excisus isolate RoL2022-K1 chromosome 16, RoL_Dexc_1.0, whole genome shotgun sequence.
TGATGTCACTAATTGTTAATTGCGTAaccatatgtactgtatttttcacAGGATATTGTGTGTGGAAAGTTCTATTTCCTGGGTAGTCTTTGTCTACTACCTTTTTGTAACCGTTTGGCAGAATAAAGATTGGTGAAACATTCCTATTTCGTGTGTTCAGTAGTGTCAGTTTGCTATTGAATAATTGACTGTGTATTGCTGTAGCATCTTCATGGACCTCTCCAGGCCTCCACTTCGAAGAAGGGTCCATATGTATCCATATGAGCGAAGGCAGGGATGACACCCAAGAACCACTGAGTAACCAGACTGTCAAAGTAATATTTGGACTCCCGCTCCCAATAAACACTCTCAATCCTCTAAAATAAGAAGTCAAGCAAAAATGATTTCATCTGCCAGTttgttctagaccaggggtgggcaaactttttgactcgcgggccgcattggtttaacaaaattgatgaggggccagactattatgttttttacacgtaactgtccacctggaattattgtatctgtaaaagtgtcatgcaatctgctatatgtgcactttgaggtcattcatttaacgtaaagtgcgttataaattaaatttattattattattatctaaatatgtttattttatgtgagtgtgaatggttgtttgtctatatgtgcgaatgaatgaattaatattttttgtttttattttttaaattgttttatttattttttatttttttattgtacttgtgtcccttttttcaggagcactttgtaaacaacagaccacatcaaataacaatattgataaaacagctacttaaaccatcaaaaggttggctcaagccatgatgccaggttgtacgataaatttaaatgaaatactttaaaaagaacaggcgggccatattcaatcacttggcgggccggatgtggcccccgggccatagtttgcccacccctgttctagacgcTTTTCTTTTAAGAGTGGATTTGCAATACGCATGGGAAGGCATACGGGACAAACCTTTCAATTTGTGGTTGTGCATTTTCTCAGAAGTCCAATGTAAAGAgtcacatgagaacgcacataGGAGTAAAACCTGTTAGTTGCATTTTGTCAGAAGTCCAATTTAACTTGTCACATGCGAACACATACGAGAAAAAACTGTTAATTGCTCAGCCAGTACTACATGGTAAAACACATTGCGtaactatatactgtatttttgtaaactttttCAGTATGATAGGTTCTAGTACTTCCTGGGTAGTTTTTGTTGACTacctttttgtctttgtaactctttgacaaaataaacatttcagaAACATTCCTATTTCTTGTGTGTTCAGTACCCAGACAGCATACTGTGGCCATTTTGATATTGTGATATCATTCTCATAGTACTTCTCAATAATGCATCCTTTAttgtaaaggtttttttttgtttaaaacataattttctcattttatatcatcttgttctgtttttttctgttgtgtatTCTGCATTGTGACTTTTAAGTACACTGGAACACTTTTTAAAGTAACTTCAAATCATTATTCATTTCTTTAATTCATGTATGAACTTGATAAACTGGACTAGACACGTGAGGTGAATTTGCACAAAGTATCCGAATCGGATCGGTATCGCCATTACCAGCCTGAAATGTACCCTGTATCaacataatcataattataacaataatgtaatCAACATAGGCACAGCACAAACTTGACCTCACGTGATATCGCCAACTCGACCCTCCAGTCGAAAAAGCGCAGACCGAGATGTTCCTTTTATGCACCATGAGGACtgtacaaaaacagaaaacggtattaaaatattaaatcaaaAAAATCTCATGGAgaacataaaatacattcaCAACACAAATTATGAACTTGCACTGACGACATTGACTTGCTAGCACGCTACCGTTAGCGGCTAACAATAGCACATCCATTTAGAACGGCACCGTATTTATTCAACTTTAAGAATCCAAAAGGTTCTTACACTAATACTACATCATTGGCCACATGGACTAGACAGGAGTAAAATAGCGTCTTGTAAGAGTTACAACGGCAACTTATGAAGGCGACTTCTTCCTCCTTGGCTTAGTGGTGTATTAGTGTTCACCAATCATTCAAGGTCTTACTGAAACACACACTACTTGGCATTGGTTCCTCTTTGGAATCGATCCACATACGTTGACTGACGTCTAAGTTGTCCTAATTTTGAAATCACGAATTTACATTGAGGGTAAGTCGGTCAAGTAAAACCAGATAACAATATGCACCAAGATGTTGCCATCGTGTTGTCACGTTAGCTCGATTTTGTTTGCTCTTGAAAGCGAAAGTAAACAAGCAATGAAACATGACGCctgtttgtggaaaaaaagctaCTCTTCAATCAGCACGTTATAAGTTTGCCTGCAGGatatttcaatacatttattctgtatagtatttattatttgcgTACAATGACAAGGTACGCTGCTGCTGCTATTTTCCGTAGGTTGCTGTAAATATGTACAATCCTCTATATGTACAATAATGTACATATAGAGGATTTATCAGGCGAGATTCCACCAGGGTCATAATGGCCACCAACCATAACTTTTATGATATAAAAGTtatagtactattattatttgtccATTTATCCAAAATAGTTTCTCATAGAAAACGGGACGACTTTCACTGCTTTCCTGGTGATGAGAACGTCTCTTAATTGTtctgattttaaaaaacattactGAATATTTATCGAAAGACTCGGTCTGTATTTCACCAAAAATGTGTCTTCGATCATTTTCCTGACATTTGAGTAATTTGGCACCGAGTAACAGGAAGCAACAATAATTTTGGCTGCGAACCTAGCCAATGATTGGTCAAACCGACGTCACGTGATTTCACCGAAAGCCGCTCCACCATTTTTCCTTATGTGGCCACAAGGGGCGCTAGAAGACTTCGGCTTTGCGCGTAACCAGTTAATGAGTGACGTCACCTACAAGCTAAATTCTTGAGTTAAATTTTAGAACGAGCAAGGTGTGTTTCCTCATTGACTGTCATGTCGTGATTGCTAGTCAAGCCAGTGCTCATCACTTTCTCTTTCTACAAACACCGTTTTATTCTACACTTGTGACAGCTGATCATgaacttgtttttattctttcttCTGGCTGTGGAAATTCACAGCGTGGCGCCTGGTAAGTCCACTTCCTTCACTCCAAAATACACTTTGTGTTGCCTGATCCCAAATATCCTTAAACCTTTCTGACGGGACCtccttattattatgactattattgaCGGTCTTTGAGCTAACACGAGTCACTTCATTGTTTTCATCTGCTTctcacttaaaggggacctatgagggatcatttttggccctttgtattgagttgaggactcctatagagcaactacacacaataacctgcacccaaagctttctagatcttccagaatctgcacctgttcCAGCTGTAtatccttggatttccaaaatgctctgttttcattcattccacccaggggcacacccactccactgtgattggtcacactcccatgTGGCCTACGGCTGAACCCATGGGCTAATTTAGTTGGTATAGCATTGATAATAAATGAGAGCTACTTGAACTGCTGGCTGGAGACcactgacttaccgtgtatggaCTCAGAGGGggcattgataaaaaaaatgggaaaaaataattGACATTAGTATTAATTGTACAATATTGTTGACCACAATtctcatctgttttttttctttcagtgatGCACACCCTGGAGCATATCTACATGGTGTCCTCTGAAGTTACAAACATTCCAGATTATGTGAACAATGGTTACGTTGATGAAGTTGAGATGTACAActacaacagcaacagcaggagAAGAGAACCCAAACAGGACTGGATGAAGAACATCACAGCAGGGGACAGGTTTCTTCCGCAGTTCTACAGAAATTATCTGGAAACTGCAAAGAGGAGCTTCAACCAAACTGGAGGTTTGTTGATGTTGAATTGTCTCTCCCTTGTCTCTATCCATCCCATAATGACAAAGACAACTGCGTGTGTCTGACGGTGATGAGGTTTCACTCTGCTTTCCAACACTTTGTCCTTCTCTCAGGTGTTCACGTTCTCCAGGTGACGCTCGGCTGTGAATGGGATGAAGATACTGACGAGAGTGAAGGTTGGTTTCAGGCCGGGTACGATGGAGAAGACATCCTATCATTGGACATGAAGACTTGGACGTGGACTGCAGCAAAACCACAAGCTGTCCCCACCAAAGACATGTTGGACCAAAACAAAGCTCAACTAGACTATGCAAAGTATTTCTTCACTGAAGAGTGTCCGCAAAACTTGAAGAGATTTGTGAACTATGGCAGGAAGGTTCTAATGAGAAGAGGTAGAACCACATGATGTACTTTTACGTTGTCCTCCATCCACACATGGCGCCCTTCCTGTGCAGAGCTTCCAGAGGTGTTTCTCCTCCAGAAGACGCCGTCCTCGCCGGTCAGCTGCTTGGCAACAGGTTTCTACCCCAACAGAGCGGTCTTGTTTTGGAGGAAAGACGGCCAGGAGATCCACCAGGACGTGGCGCACGGAGAGCTCCTCCCCAACCACGACGGAACCTTCCAGATGACCGTGGACCTGGATGTGGATGTGACGGCCGACGTGGAGGGCAAGTATGAATGTGTGTTTCAGCTGTCTGGCGTCAAGGAGGACATGGTCACCAAGCTGGAGAGAAGAAGCATCCTGAGCAATGCAAGCCGTGAAGGTGAGAAAGACACATTTAGTTGGTGTGTCCTCCAAACGTCTCCTACCCCAACGTTCACCATGATTGATCCATGTCACAATAACAATGCTTGACCTTTGATAGGATGCATGCTAAGTAGTCATGAAGTTTTCCTCTTTGCGCTTCTTGCCGCTCTACAGACAAATGGAGCATCACCGTTGTGGCGGTCCTCGTTGTGGCCGTCCTCATTGGGGCGGTCCTCGTTGTGGCGGTCATTGTCATCATTGTCAAGCGTCTCAAGAACAGACAAGGTGAGGGACACAAATGTTGTCTGTCTTCTTCTGGGAGTTGATGCTTTCATCCAGGCTGCAAAGGTGCAGCCatgtttgacttgacttgaggaGCTTCCACTCAAAGATCCACAGAGACAGagcacacactcgcacacacaaacacgcaccgTGAGGACAAAGTGCACGTCAccttctttctctttcatttCAGTCAACTACGATCCAGCTGGTAAGTcaaacatcttcttcttcttctgtgaacATGAGGAAGCAGCTCATGCTGCGTTTGTGTTTGTCCGACAGCTCGTGACGGTGGCATCGAGCTCTGAGAGAGGCTGAAGGCTGAGTTAGCTCACATGGACTGTTTGCACCCCCAAATGTTCttctgactgttttttttggatCATCAAGACGTTCTGTCTTTGTGTGTAAACCAAGACATTGTCATCCCTCTTCTTGGCCCTTCAATAAATTGTTCCAGTATCGTACAAATGATCACCATCTCATAATTTGTTGGTTTTCATGTTGGTTATGATCCCACGTTGAAAGTGTCGGCTTCAAACTCTAAAGGCCTAGTCAGGTAAAACCAGACGTGCAATTCATATGCACCATGACTTGCCATTTCTGTATGGgcctgaaagtgaaagtaaacagGCAGTGAAACATGACACCACCTTCGTCCTATTGGTGGAAAAATTCAATGAGCCAAAACATGAGATGTTGCTTGAAGCATTTCACTGCATTTGTTGTTGTACACAAGTTAAAAGGACGTTTTCCATTTGCATTCTAACTTCTATGAAGGGTTCAATACAGGTTAGgcatttttacacacacacaaaaaaatccacattttcCCCAGATTTTAGGTTTTAGTGTGATTTTTAGACACAATGCCAGCATAAGAAACATCTGTACAGTCACAAGTCAGGTTGTAGAGAAACAGAGCAAACCAACACTCGCGGTGAaaccaacatccatccatcttctaccaccgcttatcctcaccagggtcgcgggggtgctggagcctatcacagctgtcttcgggcgagaggcggggtacaccctggactggtggccagccaatcacagggcacatatagacaaacaaccattcccacccacattcatacctatggacaatttggagtcgccaattaacctagcatgtttttggactgggggaggaagccggagtacccggagaaaacccacacatgcacggggagaacatggaaactccacacagatatgcggAGAGATATGtaacatatagtatataaatatactatGTATATGTCACAATAAtttgacatgtttttaaatgttgatTCATACTGACTGATGAATCCAGTGAACATTACTATCGACTTCAGCCAGAGGGCTGTCGATAGTAAGAGCAACTATAGGGTTGCGGCTACTCCTGTCTTTCAGTGATGTGGTAttagatcgggagcttggtgaacttgcttatcTGTAACCTGCTTATCGGACTTGGTGGCTTATGTTAATTTAGCCTACCTTGTCAGCATGTTGTCAAATGTCGCCCCAATGGGGTAGAAGCCAGTGCCTTGCTGTGCCAGTCCCAAGCCTGGATAAATACAGAGGgttgtgtcaggaagggcatccgacgTAAACATTTTGCCAAACCAACTATGCCAATCAAACACAAGACTTCCATACCGGATCGGTCAAGGCCCGGGTTAACAACGACCGCCATCGGTGCTGTTCACCTACAGGGTGCGGGTGGAAATTGGCTTACTGTTGGtcaaagaaggagaggaggaagatgtgcccgtaagaagagagagaagaggagcgCCAAGAACCTAGAACTGAGAGTTGGGACTTTGAATGTTGGAACCATGACAGGAAAAGGTAGAGAGTTGGTTGAcatgatgcagaggaggaaggtagACATACTGTGTGTCCAGGAGACCAGGCGGAAATGTAGCAAGGCTAGAAGTTTAGGAGCAGGGTTCAACTTCTTCTATCATGGTGTAGATGGAAGagaaatggaggaggaggacttgGTTAAGAATGTCCTGGAGGTAAAAAGAGTGTCAGATAGGGTGATGAGTCTGAAGCTAGAAATTGAAGGTGGGTTGTTCAATGTTGTTAGTGGGTATGCCCCACAAGTCTCAAGAACAGACAAGGTGAGGGACACAAATGTTGTCTGTCTTCTTCTGGGAGTTGATGCTTTCATCCAGGCTGCAAAGGTGCAGCCatgtttgacttgacttgacttgaggaGCTTCCACTCAAAGATCCACAGAGACGAGCTGGATCGTagttgaatgaaatgaaagagaaagaaggTGACATGCACTTTGTCCTCAcggtgcatgtttgtgtgtgagagtgtgtgctC
It encodes:
- the LOC131104035 gene encoding major histocompatibility complex class I-related gene protein-like isoform X1 produces the protein MNLFLFFLLAVEIHSVAPVMHTLEHIYMVSSEVTNIPDYVNNGYVDEVEMYNYNSNSRRREPKQDWMKNITAGDRFLPQFYRNYLETAKRSFNQTGGVHVLQVTLGCEWDEDTDESEGWFQAGYDGEDILSLDMKTWTWTAAKPQAVPTKDMLDQNKAQLDYAKYFFTEECPQNLKRFVNYGRKVLMRRELPEVFLLQKTPSSPVSCLATGFYPNRAVLFWRKDGQEIHQDVAHGELLPNHDGTFQMTVDLDVDVTADVEGKYECVFQLSGVKEDMVTKLERRSILSNASREDKWSITVVAVLVVAVLIGAVLVVAVIVIIVKRLKNRQVNYDPAARDGGIEL
- the LOC131104035 gene encoding major histocompatibility complex class I-related gene protein-like isoform X2, giving the protein MHTLEHIYMVSSEVTNIPDYVNNGYVDEVEMYNYNSNSRRREPKQDWMKNITAGDRFLPQFYRNYLETAKRSFNQTGGVHVLQVTLGCEWDEDTDESEGWFQAGYDGEDILSLDMKTWTWTAAKPQAVPTKDMLDQNKAQLDYAKYFFTEECPQNLKRFVNYGRKVLMRRELPEVFLLQKTPSSPVSCLATGFYPNRAVLFWRKDGQEIHQDVAHGELLPNHDGTFQMTVDLDVDVTADVEGKYECVFQLSGVKEDMVTKLERRSILSNASREDKWSITVVAVLVVAVLIGAVLVVAVIVIIVKRLKNRQVNYDPAARDGGIEL